The genomic window tattttgaaaatatatatatatatatatataatacaaaaagaaaattaagaactaaaaaaaaattgataaacaaaatcagttttatgttttttttttttaaaaaaaaaaactgacagCAATAAAATAACAATCGGCACATTGAGTATTGACTTTCATTTTTCTTACATTAATGTTTCTAATCTAAACTAAAATCCAACGACTTCTAATCTTCTATTAGGGATGAAAAAACAGTTAAATCCACATAGACTAAACATTAAATCCACCTCAATTTAAACAATGTGTGAGATCCTGACGCGACACATAGACTAAACATTAAATCCACCTCAATTTAATAAAAGACTAAACGTCTCAACTAAAAAGAGACGTTATTCGCGCTTTTGGCctctttgtaacaaaaaaaacaaaaacaaaaaaagacatTATGCATCGTATGAAGTTCatatgttaatttaatttcaaatacCAACATAAATAATGATCCATCATCAGGGTTGCAAAATCCTTAGCGGGTCCCATATAAAGCACTCAATAAACCTAATTAACGATTGTTTATCCCATGATCATGATATGAATCCCTAACACAAATTGCTCCCTCACTCACGCTTATTATCATTGATTAAGATTCCTCTTCCTTTTATATCTAAAAACCAACACAAATTTTTTCTTAGCTCCCAACATTAATAATGGAGTTAATGTCTCTTATTTTGTCAATATTTTTGTGTCTTTTAGTTCTAACATCCCAATGTAGCAAAGCAACTAAAGACATTTTCATATTAGCAGGACAAAGCAACATGGCTGGTCGAGGAGGTGTTTTCAACAGAAAATGGGACAAAAATGTCCCATCAGAATGCAAGCCCAGCCCATCAATTTTGAAACTAAATTCAAAACTCGAATGGGAAGAGGCCCGTGAGCCTCTTCACCAGGATATCGACGTAGGAAAAACTTGCGGTGTTGGGCCTGGGCTTGCTTTCGCGAACGAGGTTGTTAGAAAGAGAGGTAGTGGTGGTAGTGTTGTCGGACTTGTTCCTTCCGCTGTTGGTGGTACGAGGATTGAAGAATGGAGAAATGGGTCATTTTTGTATAATGAATTGGTGAGAAGATCTATTGAATCGGTTAGAAATGGTAGTGGTGTAATAAGAGCAGTTTTATGGTATCAAGGTGAGAGTGATACTGTAAGAGAAGAAGATGCTAATGCATATAAGAGTAGAATGGAGAATTTTATTCAGAATATTCGATCAGAACTTCATCTTCCAGAGCTTCTTGTTATTCAGGttagcattttttttctctGGTGCTATGTCTTTTTTATCTTCTTAATGCATAGAAAATTGGCTAGCTTCACCTCTGTGTTAGgatttttgggtcacaattgtAATGTTACATGTGTTAGGGCCATTATGTAATTAGCCAAAGCATCAGTggtctaattaataatatataagtctatggctaaaagcataaatatcatgaaagacaatttattgtgtagataccataagtcaatatctaatttgatgaggggccaaattagaaaattgaaaaataggaAATAACCCTAAGGTTATTTATAGGGGTTATGGTCCCCAATTGCAGAATAACGTGAAAACGGCGCTCATACAAAAGTTCTCTCTTCATCCCCATCAGAGGAGGTTTCAGGAGCCAATAAGGAATTCTGCGATTGGAAGATCACACATACCCGTGACCTTTGATCATCACCTATGACGAACTCAAACTCAGGTACGCTTCCGCTTATGGCTAAAGTATTTTCTTGATGATTAACATGATCAACTCTAGGGtttaagagaaaatatattgaaacttacaagtggtatcagagcaatcATGTTTAATCATTTAGAAAATAAGAATTTGTGCCGTTTGGTTTTGATCGGCATGTATTTTGTTCAGTTTtagtttctatatttttatttcgattACAAATTGAAAGTGTCGGTCTATTGTTTGTCGGCGGATAATCATGATTTTGTTTTAAGGTTTGGTGTATTTTAATTCATCATATAACTGTATGGTTCTATACTGTTTGTTCATCGCCGATAAATAAAAGACCACAATCAATTTGCAAGGTGTGCTACTATGCATCTTTATCTACAGTTTGTGATCAAAATATCAATAAGGGACATATGGTTATTTGCGTTCaattttctttgagttttgcGGAATGAAacataccaatttttttttagctaaTTAAGGTCTCCCATTTGGTGTTGTTTTTCTATTCTGTTAATGAACAAATTTTGGAAATCAAAGTAAGTACCAATGCCGTAACAGTACAATAAAGTGTATTGGTGTTTTTTgatttggattttaatttaattCCAATTTTCTGGTAACAGTGTACTAATGTTCTTGTTTCAATTTAGTCtcaatttttctttaaatgTCATACAGAAACCCTgttcttttttttaaaggatAAAAAGAATTGGAACAAGACTTAAGTACTATTATGGAAATCGCAAGTTATACTTGCAACTTTGGTTACATTTTAGTTCAAATAATTGACAGTTaaagtatatattttaaaagataagttGATTGAAGCATAACGTTGCCAAAGTAACCTCTTTTGTgtagattaatttattttgaaatataaaaggtTGTGTGCTTCTAActtatgtgaatatttaaccGGCCCAAAGGAAGGTAACTATTTTACAGAATTAAAAGTGCACTTGTGATGATAAACGTGTGATAATTATAAGGTTTTACATGTGAATAATAAATCAATCAAAAGAGGGGTCTATTATTCGACATGTTTTTTATTATCAATGTTTGATCGTTACAACAAGAGTACCACTAGCAGTTAATATTAGTGTCAAAAGGCTCAATATTGATGGTGCACTAGGTATCTTGAGAT from Trifolium pratense cultivar HEN17-A07 linkage group LG1, ARS_RC_1.1, whole genome shotgun sequence includes these protein-coding regions:
- the LOC123897513 gene encoding probable carbohydrate esterase At4g34215, with protein sequence MELMSLILSIFLCLLVLTSQCSKATKDIFILAGQSNMAGRGGVFNRKWDKNVPSECKPSPSILKLNSKLEWEEAREPLHQDIDVGKTCGVGPGLAFANEVVRKRGSGGSVVGLVPSAVGGTRIEEWRNGSFLYNELVRRSIESVRNGSGVIRAVLWYQGESDTVREEDANAYKSRMENFIQNIRSELHLPELLVIQVALASGEGKFIEKVRHAQLSIKLPNVKCVDAKGLRLKADKLHLTTMSEVHLGIQLAHAYLASNRHNFTRTQVS